Within Crassostrea angulata isolate pt1a10 chromosome 2, ASM2561291v2, whole genome shotgun sequence, the genomic segment TGAAGCAGCCTTTGCGGATTTAAAAATTTAGCTTTAATTTTATGAGAGTTGAGACCTATTAGAGATAAGAATTACCGCGTTCGCGATTtcatattctcgcgatttgatacaaatcGGCGGGATCGCGAAATTAAATACTCGCATAAAATAAAGACTCTACAGTAATAAGGACATAAGAACGGAAAAATATCAATGTTGTAATCACCTTCTTGTGACGTTGTGTTAGAAGGTTTTGATGTTGTGAACTACTTATAAGGGCAGGGTCaagattttggtcaatttttttttggtaatttttattgtttataacccttaagtaatgcatttttattggtcaactaaaatttgaatgtcagttgtacagttataagcaagatacagagcccACAACtcttgttatgtaaacaaggcttgtattatttttttgagactcgttcatgttcatgttaattaaaaataaacagtccataatgtttttattaattataggtttaaagctgaaattttctcatcaacatttacaatgtaaacaataacatgcCCTGAACTTTGTTAACATATCGAAGAATTGTGAACTCTCTATCCTGCTTTTTACTCGACGACTGACTTTCAAAGATTGATTATTTCTAAGAAATGCTTAAAAGAAGCACGCATTGCAAACATTGCAAGCATTGCAAACATtaacaataagaaaataaatttttgaccaaaattgagACCATGCACTTTTAAGACTACATTGTTGTCTTCACCATTAGGATTACCTCGTTTTGGAATGCCACAGAGTCCAATGTTACAATAGTCATCATCACAACAGTCGTTGCAGTGACTGGTTTCAACCGAATCGCCATGGCTAGATGATGACACGTGACCATGTGCTAAAGACTGGAAAACTCTGCAGGTCTGTCAAGAAGGATGtgaatatttgtaaaacaaGTCTTTTTATCAGACAAGTGGACAATCATTACATTGGCGTATGACTTTATGTTTTAACTTTAACAACTATATATAAGTGATAACAAGTTAACGACCGTTATCAAGCGCATTTTCTCAGGCCTATTAAGGTCaaaatctagtaaatgaaaggtgcctacaggtttatgatatttgagatataaattcttttaatgatgcttcataacaatatctttgtttcataagGGTGTATTTGGGCTTAAATGTTTGGTACACacaataaaaaatcatgttttaaacaaccattttctatgaaatatgaataataaaagtTACAAATCTCGGAggtttgtccatttttgactaatgaaatatttctagattgcctacagtctctccaaaaacagCATtgaacaagctcttgacctcctctttaaaatggtTTCAAATTCAATATTGGTACCGGGCTAACTTTTCCcatgattaaatatagaatgtccaaatattgttttattttctaaataatttctttaaagccgtaaaatacgggaaacaattaatcaaatcaattatgacgtcataatggttctagcaccagaAAGACACTCTGGAACAATTTACTAAATCTTGACCTTAAGGAGATTACAGGACAATGATCACGTGACATTGCAATGATGCTTTGATGTGCTGactttattatgacgtcatgatagatttttttttttattttagaaatgtgAGGGGAAGGAGTGATTCCTATTTTTTAGTGTCCCATcacattttgttaaatttagaaTCGAAAATTCCAAAGTTTGAAGTGCTGATTTAAGTAGTATTTTGATAGAATTATGATTTTGGTAAGTAAAACAGTTAATGCTCTAATTAAGGTTGAAATTTGTTTCCGCTCTTCAAATTTATGAATataatttgcaaataaatttcaacaaataaaatacttattgctgaaaattgaaaaaattcatACTGCCAGATAAGGGCGATTATTCCTATGAAAATATCTCCCTTCCAAGATAAGAAAGTAGTCATGgaaatattatatgatgtagAGGACATCTTAATATAAATgtgacaagtaatagctttccaaaaagcttgcctgactaaacaaaattattcaatggaagcatgcatgtatcaattaagctaacttatcagaaatgaattttaattttcgctgctgatcataaatttataaatggaacgtgcaaatttaagacgaaatgttagtcttttcttcgatctacaacatgtacatatatatcacttgaaattcatttattttattattttaattttttaggaatgcacacatatcatataagtgcatgtaagcttgaaagctggagagaaaatagtcgttttttttcaaattgtatttgttatattaattgcaaaatcaactgaaaggcatGTTTTAAAACTTCccattttatgaaatatgagagggtatacaaacacgtattgtttttgaatgtgtgtgggcagcttcatcaaaatcatcttgacaagcaattaaaaaagggtgaattctcaaattcacgaaaaaaccctaactgtaactttaattcaattaaaattccttatttgcagtttcattattgcatgctcctacaaatgtggaggtggggggggggggcaaatccatgatatttccatttatcctataaagttaaaaaaagtgCCAGCTGTCAAAAAAGAGGGGAGGGGGAAACAGCCTCCCTCACCCcgacccccgatgctacgtgacTGTGATGTAAACACACAGTGTGCTCTGGGGTATTTGCATGATCCCAACAGACTCATCAACTAATCGGCGCGCAAAAACTAAGAATGAGACATTTAGGGCGAAATCCTGCTTTACCGTTCACGCaacgaatgaactcatccattggcagatatccatggggggggggggggggtagatgcattttttgacatttgttttgtaacagctacatacatgtacattatactttggatcggatgttttggaagaaatctatcgaattaagaaacacacttgattagtaattgttaaatgtagtaatgtacattaAGTAAGATACGCGAGTTATGatcccttttcaagattaatgaaatcgcccaactgaacgaaaatcgggtcacaccccgctttggcgatttCGTTCCTtcagtaaacattccagctgtataaatatatatttgttttaatccaaactgatgactctcttgcaatcatgataatccaacaccaattattacttacattgtaccgtaatagacaatatgttacaacttaTTGCGATGAATCCCTCCCCCTTTTTCATCGTTCATATATGGTGGAATgcctgatctatttttaaatcaggattacacaagTGCACTGCCTTGTGAAcgtcccttttacttgaaaactcttgctcgctgttgttattatATGCCATAAAACATTTTCGTCAATTATGAACGTAAATGTTgacatcttaaacatgcatcggttaatcttttttgtgaaatatcatgatattgcttgtcccattgtctgaactgtttcggagattgcaacttttaaaccttagatatgcctgacgtcatgacgtcaggcaataaaaaaagcaaaaatattcatttcaaattattttacacTGCAGCATCTTGTTCATCCCTAAGATCTTgctaaatgttaaaattttgaataaattacaCTCATTCACAGCTAATTTCAACGCATGACCAGACAACCTTTCATTTTTCCtgttatatactgtatacacGTTTATTCCCTCCCCTCCCCCTCTTTGTATAACTTTgccaatagcaagttatgaatCAAAAAAGACGATTGGAGATATCAGAATGtggttatttttaaatttgcccGGTCACAACGAGAAAGACTTCATTGCTTTAGGAATTATCAAAGTTGATTCTAATTCAACCCAGCGGCTGAAaatcactttaattttttaggtTCACGAGAAGAGGATTTCAAAGACGCTTCCTCAATGCATTTCAAGTTATTTCACATGCTAATAGCAAATGTCTAATGAGTTGCGATTATTGTTGAACCTATTTATAAACAAGGATTATGCAATTTAACCACCTTTAAGTTACGTAAATTctctgaatggcagagattcatccaaTGGGTTGTCTTGTTATGCAATTCTACTGCTAATACATACACTCAAATATTACACTAATTTTACATCTTATTCTCTTTTCAATCGATACCTTAAAAATACATATGATGACTTACATCTTTATGTTGGCAACCAAGGTTGTAGCGAATTTCGTGACTGAACGGATGTCGGTAACTTCCTGCataacaaatcttaaaaataaaaaaagtatcaaaCGTAGGAGATTTGAATcgtgaaaatataaaacattaataccatctaccttttacataaaatgtttgAACACAAGAAGGGACTTAGGAATTTGATATAATGCTTTCACATGATATTCGGCTGAGATTATCGTAAACTTAAGGAAGGACAGAGGTATGCATCATTTTAGTCTATCCCAAATTACATTCGGGTTGGACTTTGATTTTTTTGGATAGTCTCACAAGGGATAGGTATCATTTGGATAGCCTTACAGAAAGATAGCGATCGTTTAAATAGTCTGACAAAGAATAGAAATTGTTTAGATAGTCTCATAAAGGACAGGAATCGTTTAGACGGTTAAACAAAGGTTAAAGGTCGTTGTGTTGGTCTCACAAAGGACAGATAGTTTAGTAATCCTTCAATGGATAGAAATTGCTCAGAAAACGGAAAGGGGTCGTTCGGATAGTCATATGAAACGGATATGGATAGTTTTGATATTACCAAAACATATAGGGGTCATTTGGATAGTCTTGTGAAACGGATATGGATAGTTTTGATATTACCAAAAAAAGATAGGGATCGTTTGGATAGTCATATCATTGATAAATGTCGATTGGATAGTCCCCCAAGGAATAGGTATTTTTTGGGATAAATCCAGAAAGCAAACAGTACTCACAGAATCCTCGCTACATGGTATAATAGTTTCACAATCATCAGGATGAAGGGCGTCGGAGCACGAAAAACATCTTCTTTCCCTGGAAGCTTAAATGGTGGATTTTGATAAATGAAATCGCTTGAGGATTTAGATTATGAAAAGATTAAATGAACACTGCTActgttgtatatatatatatcaagggATCTTTTAAATGTCTTTATTGTAATtagtttattatcattattatttttattattattattattattaactttattattactattattagaTTATTACTATTTTATTATTACTCTATAAATGCAAGAAAAGTAATCCAATTATGAATTTGTAATATGTTATATGTAGAATAATAATTGATCTATTTCGTGTTAACTTAAGTCTTTGCTCATAAATGCTACCTTCTTTCTTAAATTCTTAATGTTGATATAGAGCTTATTATGTACACAGTAGAGTGTTAAGAATAACACTAAAATATCAACAGATCTAGATGCTTCACTTTAAGATTTCAACACAAACATATCCTTAACAaatagaacaaaatattatttttcaaattcacaaaagATGTAAATTCAGAATTTACACTTTTTGATCAAAGATATTTCTGTAAAAAGCTATACAGAAATTTTGTTGCAAAGCCTGAGTTAATGATGTATTGTCTCTGATAACCtgattaattgattaaaaatgtttttgaaaaattctttatttttcaaaggtaCAATCAGGAGGGTTTGATGATCTAGTGTATTTTCAGAATGTATTGATCTCCAATATAAGAAGAACTCTCTATAAAAGTATAGGATAATACCAAAATCTAAAAGTCAAatctatgaatatttttttggtcaacaaattatatcttcatattttaaacagatttgaTGGTTTTTTGGGTGACCACCGAGAGACCTTTAACTCACGAGGTGTTCCACATAACTTGTTGTTGCATGGATGGGTTCTATTTCCGGTGTAGCAGCATTCAAAACAGTTTGTGAGTCCCGCCTCTCGTTTACCTAGGCCAGCAATTTGATTAAGCGTGTCGCAAGTCTGAAATCATAAAATAGGACTTTGTGCAGGAAATTAGTTTTTACCTCAGATATTAATATTATCAATGGTGCTTTAGAACGGAGGTCATATACAGCATCTACAATTTAAGTTTATACAGAAAAATTCAGAGATTTAAGTCTTCAAAAgatataatataaatgtttcGATTACATATCATCTCAGAAGCAAACAATCTAAATATTCTCTTTCATAAAGTTCagattattaaaaacaaattttgaaaattattttattatacagaTATCTTAATAACATGCTTTctataagttttaaaaacagaaaacattGAGCAGTTGCTTGCTCCAACACAAACTTTTCCACGTACATGTAGTGAAATGTACACAAAATATGACGAATTCTATAGGTGAAAATGACTCTAGAGAAACATATTATGTCTCTAAAATAAATACTTATGGAGAAAAATTATTTGTTCTTGTTGCTGAGAGAAGGGACTGTCCATTGAAGTGATTAAAGTCCGAGGAATGTACGATGTTATCTTAAATGTTGTaagttattttatttgtttataatccACCAAAATTGGTATCATACGCTGATTTCCAAAAGTTCAGAATATTGTAAAGGAATCAGATCTTATCAAATATAGTCTGTTTATCTCTCAATCGGAAAACATTTCAAAAGATAACTACTCATTTCGCATATTTTATGGAcgcaaagcaaaaaaaaaaatatatctaaaaaaaaatagcgaaATTATCTTAAGGATACTCATCTTCAAAGAAGTGATCGAAGCAGAactaaaaattataattcttaCTGGTTTACTGAAACAGCCTGACTCAAAGAGTGGTTTTCCATTGTACTGCGTTGACTTTCTGACAAAGCAGGACTgcaaattaaaataacaaatcaGACAAGACTTATCCTAAATATTGTTTAGTTTAATTGTAAGACAAAAGCTTCTAGAAAAAACAAAGACACAGCTGTTTGATTTAACTATTTCCTAACTTAATTctaatctttttttgtttttgttttttaaaacccCACACATATCATTATAACATCGTATTAACGTAATATCAAAAGTGTGATATGAATCAAAAACGGGTTTTAAGGTGCCAAGACAGTTTTtggcatattttaaaaacttcattTGCTTGTATGTGCAGCTATATTAAACATACTTAATAGTCAATTATGATAATTAGctaaattaaaactaaaattaaaagtaACATTCTTTGtctcataaaatataataaacgaTTCATTGGTACACGGTAGCTACTTTttctaaagttttaatttgaaatgttaAACGTGCGTATGTCCTGTCAAAAACCATACTGAAAACCCTTTCAATGTTGTATGTGTTCATTAAAACTTTCGACCTCAATGTTCCCCTAACAAGAACACGacattaagttaaaaaaatgtatgtagaATGAACGCAATGAAGATTCTAGTGACGAAGTTCTAAAGTGAAATTTTATCTGCATAAGTAGCATTCAATGTTATGTTGTATTATCAAATGCCTACCCcg encodes:
- the LOC128171520 gene encoding uncharacterized protein LOC128171520, which codes for MLQIFILVAATASVYSVTNQCFNCNGVPAQEDCDVLIQCGENESCFVRKSTQYNGKPLFESGCFSKPTCDTLNQIAGLGKREAGLTNCFECCYTGNRTHPCNNKLCGTPPSRERRCFSCSDALHPDDCETIIPCSEDSICYAGSYRHPFSHEIRYNLGCQHKDTCRVFQSLAHGHVSSSSHGDSVETSHCNDCCDDDYCNIGLCGIPKRVKPIFTYKPNNSTLRPDLEGVILVCKTEPVSNATIHWEFKGLTGSSALSNGVKVSSAPNNVNLTIFPAHQGDMGEYICVATNSVGTSTTSAFLRPK